From Oceanispirochaeta sp.:
ATAAAAATATAAAAATCATTCCTTTAACCGCTCAGGGTCTGGGAATCTATTACAACAAGGCAAACCTGAAAAAGGCCGGAATAGATCCCAATGCCGACTTGAGCGACGCCAGTGCCTTTATGGATGCCTGTAAAAAACTGAAGGCAGCAGGGATTCCTGCGATTGTCATGGGCAACGGCGGAGCCCCCTACGGAGTTGATTTTACCTATAGAACACTCCTGGCCAACTTCTACGGACCTGAACTGACCGGATTCAGCAATGGCAAAGCCAATTTTACGGATGAAGCCTTTATTGAGGCAACCCGGATGCTGAAGACAATGTTCACCATGGGCTATGTTATCACTGAAAATGCCACCATGCCCTACTTTATGGATGCCATCGAAGTCTTCAAATCGGGAGAAGGCGGATTTTTTGTCGGTCTGACCTCAGACATTGCTCACTGGAAGGACTTCGGTGATGCCTTTGGATACGAAAATCTCGGGTATATGCCCAGCATCAATTCACCCAAGGCAAAATATAAAAACAGACAGAGCAACCAGGGTGCCGGAATTGGATTTGCAGTGCTGAAAACTTCAGAACACAAGGAAATTGCCGTGGATTTCCTCTATGAATACATTCATGGTGAATCTGCCAATATTTTTCTGAACAGAACCGGGGCCATCATTCCCAACAAAAATCTTCCCATTGAGAATGAAACTCTGGCAACGGTCGTCAATTTTATGAGCAAGAATGCAGTTCCTGACTTTTACGTACAGCTGGATGCCGGTTTCGGTGCAGAATTTTACAACTATATTCAGCTCTTTTTCCTGGCTGATGAAATGACACTGAACGAGTACATTGAAAGCCTCCAGAAGGCCTATGAACTTAGTTTCTAAGATCTGAACTCAATCAAATAAAAGGGCAGGAGCTCAGGCTCCTGCCCATTCCAGGAATGATCCATGTTAAAAAAAAGACTGATGAAACATCAGGAAGAGCGGGATGCTCTGATTCTGCTGCTTCCCCTTATCCTGCTGATGCTGGTATTCACAGTGTACCCGGTATTGGCCAACTTCTATTACAGCATGACCAAGTGGAAGGGATTCGGCACTGCTGAATGGGTCGGGTTAAAAAATTATGCGACCCTCCTGCAGGATGTCAAATTCTGGCACTCCCTCAAGAATCTCTCGGTCCTGATTGCCTATATTCCCGCCGGTGTATTCCTGCCCCTCCTCATCGCAGCCATTCTGCGGGACGGCCTGAAGGGATGGACCTTTTTCCGTTCTGTCATATATCTACCGAATATACTGGGCTACGTCATCCTGGGGACTCTCTTCAGCATCCTCCTCAGTCAGAGAGGTCCGCTGATAGAACTGCTGACCATGCTGGGGGTTCAGGATGCCAACAGGATCAATATTCTGGGACAATCCAATTCTGCCATTCATATGGTGTCTCTTCTCTTTGTCATTCTGATGAAAATGGGATTCGGCTGCATCTATTTTCTGGCAGCCATGAGCAGTATCGATTCCAGTATGTACGATGCGGCCGGGATTGACGGAGCCAACTGGTGGCAGAGATTCTGGAACATCACCGTACCGAGTATCAGCTTCTCCATTCAGTTTTTTG
This genomic window contains:
- a CDS encoding ABC transporter substrate-binding protein; translated protein: EKSKEMSDEKVTLTVWDFKYSEEVMGSALKDMDSLYMTANPGVEINHVAQPHDNYYEILASSLSSGIGPDVLMAHTDQRIWNMEEFLLPLDSYIASWKDDIADSAWAACSSTKESDKNIKIIPLTAQGLGIYYNKANLKKAGIDPNADLSDASAFMDACKKLKAAGIPAIVMGNGGAPYGVDFTYRTLLANFYGPELTGFSNGKANFTDEAFIEATRMLKTMFTMGYVITENATMPYFMDAIEVFKSGEGGFFVGLTSDIAHWKDFGDAFGYENLGYMPSINSPKAKYKNRQSNQGAGIGFAVLKTSEHKEIAVDFLYEYIHGESANIFLNRTGAIIPNKNLPIENETLATVVNFMSKNAVPDFYVQLDAGFGAEFYNYIQLFFLADEMTLNEYIESLQKAYELSF
- a CDS encoding carbohydrate ABC transporter permease encodes the protein MLKKRLMKHQEERDALILLLPLILLMLVFTVYPVLANFYYSMTKWKGFGTAEWVGLKNYATLLQDVKFWHSLKNLSVLIAYIPAGVFLPLLIAAILRDGLKGWTFFRSVIYLPNILGYVILGTLFSILLSQRGPLIELLTMLGVQDANRINILGQSNSAIHMVSLLFVILMKMGFGCIYFLAAMSSIDSSMYDAAGIDGANWWQRFWNITVPSISFSIQFFVVLSFIEVFARMYSFIYTLTYGGPGFATFTLEFGIYRQGFKAFKMGYASSWAVVLFFFCSAIAALQIYVIRKGDQLQ